Proteins encoded together in one Candidatus Sulfotelmatobacter sp. window:
- a CDS encoding ABC transporter permease, which yields MLGRKIARHGLAIVATVLLGGLLSTALVRLAPGFDVDEEQLDPHLNAESIRALRQARLEQHNIFRFYFHSLERAAHGDLGTSLSLGQPVSVLLRERTPLTLRLVGLGLLLSWAVAMAMALSAAWLRVSAYDALTTTISGTFLCIPAAALALLSVLWNVPGALAIALIVFPRVYRYARNLLGKAYALPHIITARAKGVSELRILFWHVVPVAGPQLLAVAGVSVSIAVGAAIPVEALCGLAGVGQLAWQAALARDLPLLTNLTILVTLVTLLANSGADVIGTMLRGQEA from the coding sequence ATGTTGGGGCGGAAAATTGCGCGGCATGGACTTGCCATCGTCGCCACGGTTTTGCTCGGCGGCTTGCTCTCGACGGCGCTGGTGCGGCTGGCGCCCGGCTTCGATGTGGATGAAGAACAACTGGATCCGCATCTGAATGCCGAAAGCATTCGCGCTTTGCGCCAGGCCAGGCTGGAACAGCACAACATCTTCCGCTTTTATTTTCATTCCCTGGAACGTGCCGCTCACGGCGATCTGGGTACTTCGCTTTCGCTGGGGCAGCCGGTAAGTGTGCTGCTGCGGGAGCGTACGCCGCTTACACTACGCCTCGTTGGGCTCGGGCTGTTACTGAGTTGGGCGGTCGCGATGGCGATGGCGCTGAGCGCGGCATGGTTGCGCGTGTCGGCGTACGACGCATTGACGACAACGATCAGCGGGACATTCCTGTGTATTCCTGCCGCGGCGCTGGCGCTGTTGTCGGTGCTTTGGAATGTTCCGGGAGCGCTGGCGATTGCGTTGATCGTGTTTCCGCGCGTTTATCGCTACGCGCGCAATCTGCTGGGCAAGGCTTATGCCCTGCCACACATTATTACGGCGCGGGCGAAAGGAGTGAGCGAGTTGCGGATTCTGTTCTGGCACGTCGTTCCGGTGGCCGGGCCGCAGTTGCTGGCGGTGGCAGGAGTTTCCGTAAGCATCGCAGTCGGGGCGGCGATTCCGGTTGAAGCTTTATGCGGCTTAGCGGGAGTTGGACAGTTGGCCTGGCAGGCGGCATTGGCGCGCGATCTGCCGCTGCTTACGAATCTGACGATCCTGGTTACGCTGGTAACCTTGCTGGCCAACTCGGGCGCAGATGTAATCGGAACGATGCTTCGCGGTCAGGAAGCATGA
- a CDS encoding ABC transporter permease: MGSDYDVQSMTPASTNLWRKLACTVLLLVVGVSLAANWLAPAGYAKQYREAAGAPPSHEHWLGTDEIGRDRFARVLYGTRISLLLAPAAALLSTLMAALVGGLAGYLGGAWARAAMAVTDLFLSLPWLFLLITVRAVMPLNVSPLVSVLVTFLMLGLLGWTSAARVLCSSAGSLRDSDFLRQARASGIRGSRLFWVHVLPNLKPVLLAQFWISIPAFILSEANLGILGLGVAEPMPSWGSLLKELEGMVSVGEEPWKFVPLILLVVVVTSFQLVLSKQEEVAA, translated from the coding sequence ATGGGGTCAGACTATGACGTTCAGAGTATGACGCCCGCGAGTACGAACCTGTGGCGCAAGCTCGCGTGCACCGTTCTTCTGCTGGTGGTGGGCGTATCGCTGGCGGCGAACTGGCTGGCTCCGGCGGGATATGCGAAGCAGTATCGCGAGGCCGCAGGCGCCCCTCCATCGCATGAGCACTGGCTCGGGACCGATGAAATTGGGCGCGACCGCTTCGCGCGCGTATTGTATGGAACGCGGATTTCGCTGCTGCTGGCGCCGGCGGCGGCATTGCTCTCGACTTTGATGGCGGCGCTGGTCGGTGGACTCGCCGGATATCTGGGCGGGGCATGGGCACGCGCTGCGATGGCGGTGACAGATTTATTTCTCTCGCTGCCGTGGCTGTTTTTGTTGATCACAGTTCGCGCGGTGATGCCGCTCAATGTATCGCCGCTGGTTTCGGTGCTGGTGACGTTTCTGATGTTGGGCTTATTGGGCTGGACAAGCGCCGCGCGGGTTTTGTGCTCGTCGGCGGGATCGCTGCGGGATTCGGATTTCCTGCGACAGGCGCGCGCTTCCGGCATTCGCGGGTCGCGGTTGTTCTGGGTACACGTGCTGCCGAATTTGAAACCAGTATTGCTGGCGCAGTTCTGGATTTCAATTCCAGCCTTCATTTTGAGCGAAGCGAATCTGGGAATTTTAGGCTTGGGTGTGGCCGAGCCCATGCCTTCTTGGGGAAGTTTGTTGAAGGAGTTGGAAGGAATGGTCTCGGTGGGCGAAGAGCCGTGGAAGTTTGTGCCGTTGATTTTGCTGGTGGTGGTGGTGACGTCGTTTCAGTTGGTGCTTTCAAAGCAGGAAGAGGTAGCCGCATGA
- a CDS encoding ABC transporter substrate-binding protein: protein MKNRVYPSWKTFVASLIVVIGALAGSAIAQGELRFCLRSEPKTFDPLKVEDDASVAIRYLTGGVLVRMNRQTQALEPGLAESWKISKDGKQITFKLRSGISFSDGTPFSAEDVAYTVKQLMDPALHSPTGDAFRSGQGDVETKIISPTQISITFPAPVAGLDRQFDQVAILSEHSSRKEMAVLGPFMVADYKPGATVLLKRNPNYWKTDAQGRRLPYLDSIKLDIQPNRDVEMLRFKRGEIDLINSLDSEYFDKLAATNPQVVHDAGASLDSEQMWFNEVAKSPLPEFKKSWFRSPTFRRAISEAINRADLARVVFRGHAQAAVGPVSPANKLWFNANLKPDVYSPDAALKALQGDGFRLENGTLKDKAGNAVVFSIITNAGNKYRERMATMIQEDLQKIGIQVNVVTLDFPSLIERMTQTFDYEAILLGLTNVGLDPSEQMNVWLSSSENHQWNPSEKVPETAWEAEIDRLMRAQASSADAKKRKESFDRVQEIAVEQAPFIFLVNRNALSAVAATVHGASPVILVPQTYWNAERLAVK from the coding sequence ATGAAGAACCGAGTTTACCCGAGCTGGAAGACATTCGTAGCATCCCTTATCGTCGTGATCGGCGCGCTCGCTGGCTCGGCCATCGCGCAAGGCGAACTGCGGTTTTGTTTGCGGTCGGAGCCGAAGACGTTCGATCCGTTGAAGGTCGAAGACGATGCGTCGGTGGCGATCCGGTACTTGACCGGCGGAGTGCTGGTGCGGATGAACCGGCAGACGCAGGCTCTGGAGCCGGGGCTGGCGGAATCCTGGAAGATTTCGAAGGACGGCAAGCAGATCACGTTCAAACTACGCAGTGGAATTTCGTTCTCCGATGGCACACCTTTTTCTGCCGAAGATGTGGCCTACACGGTGAAGCAGTTGATGGATCCGGCGCTGCACTCGCCAACTGGCGACGCATTCCGTTCCGGGCAGGGCGATGTGGAGACGAAGATCATTTCGCCGACGCAGATTTCGATTACGTTTCCAGCGCCCGTGGCCGGACTCGACCGCCAATTCGATCAGGTCGCGATTCTCTCCGAGCATTCGTCAAGAAAAGAAATGGCGGTGCTGGGGCCGTTCATGGTCGCCGATTATAAGCCGGGCGCGACTGTGCTGCTGAAGCGCAATCCGAATTACTGGAAGACGGATGCGCAGGGGCGGAGGCTGCCATACCTCGATTCCATCAAGCTGGACATTCAGCCCAATCGCGATGTGGAAATGCTGCGCTTCAAGCGCGGAGAGATCGACCTGATCAATTCGCTGGACAGCGAGTACTTCGACAAACTGGCGGCGACCAATCCGCAGGTGGTACACGATGCCGGCGCTTCACTCGACAGCGAGCAGATGTGGTTTAACGAAGTGGCGAAGTCTCCGCTGCCGGAATTCAAGAAGAGCTGGTTCCGCTCGCCGACTTTCCGGCGTGCGATCTCCGAGGCGATCAATCGAGCGGACCTGGCGCGGGTGGTATTTCGCGGGCACGCGCAGGCCGCGGTGGGCCCGGTGTCTCCGGCCAACAAGCTCTGGTTCAACGCCAACCTGAAGCCCGATGTTTATTCGCCGGACGCCGCGCTGAAAGCCTTGCAGGGCGACGGATTTCGGCTGGAGAACGGAACTTTAAAAGATAAAGCTGGAAATGCCGTCGTATTTTCCATCATCACCAATGCAGGCAACAAATATCGCGAGCGCATGGCCACGATGATTCAGGAGGACCTCCAAAAAATCGGGATTCAAGTCAACGTCGTAACGCTCGACTTCCCTTCCCTGATCGAGCGCATGACGCAGACGTTCGATTATGAAGCAATCTTACTGGGCCTCACCAATGTCGGACTCGACCCGAGCGAGCAGATGAACGTGTGGTTGAGTTCGTCGGAGAATCATCAGTGGAATCCGTCGGAGAAGGTTCCGGAAACCGCGTGGGAGGCCGAGATCGACCGGCTGATGCGGGCGCAGGCTTCGTCGGCGGATGCCAAGAAGCGCAAGGAAAGTTTCGACCGCGTGCAGGAAATTGCGGTCGAGCAGGCGCCGTTTATTTTTCTGGTGAATCGGAATGCTTTGTCGGCCGTGGCTGCGACGGTACACGGAGCTAGTCCAGTGATCCTGGTGCCGCAGACTTATTGGAATGCGGAGCGGCTGGCGGTGAAGTAG
- a CDS encoding ABC transporter ATP-binding protein, whose amino-acid sequence MDSSYQGDALLTARVSVRYGEKPAVLRDVQFEIRRGEVLGLVGQSGSGKSTLAMAILGLLDRKRVKTEGAIDLDGCDLLQLRDRELRGLRGRKVALVLQSPLSSLNPALKIRTQLKEAWRAHASGSSADCDLAIRAALDSVSLPSSDEFLQKYSAQMSVGQAQRVLIAMAVMHRPALLIADEATSALDVITQSEILALFRELNRSTGMAILYISHDLPSVAGICDRIAILHGGQIVETGTTEQVLTNPRHEYTRRLMAAMPKMPHRVASTKAAAAAAI is encoded by the coding sequence ATGGACTCCAGTTATCAGGGCGACGCTCTTCTCACGGCACGCGTCTCGGTGCGGTATGGGGAGAAGCCTGCGGTGCTGCGTGATGTGCAGTTCGAGATTCGGCGGGGCGAGGTTCTTGGGCTGGTCGGACAGAGCGGATCGGGCAAGAGCACGCTGGCTATGGCGATTCTGGGATTGCTCGATCGCAAGCGGGTGAAGACCGAAGGTGCCATCGATCTCGACGGCTGCGATCTGCTCCAGCTACGCGATCGGGAGTTACGCGGGCTGCGCGGAAGAAAAGTTGCGCTGGTGTTGCAGAGTCCGCTGTCGTCGCTGAACCCGGCGCTGAAGATTCGGACGCAGTTAAAGGAAGCGTGGCGGGCGCATGCTTCAGGCTCGAGCGCCGATTGCGATCTTGCGATCCGGGCGGCCCTCGATAGCGTAAGTCTGCCATCCAGCGATGAGTTCCTACAAAAATATTCGGCCCAGATGAGCGTGGGGCAGGCGCAGCGCGTGCTGATCGCGATGGCGGTGATGCATCGCCCTGCACTGCTGATTGCCGATGAGGCCACGAGCGCGCTCGATGTAATCACGCAATCCGAGATCCTCGCGCTGTTTCGCGAACTGAACCGCAGCACCGGGATGGCGATCCTCTATATCTCACACGATCTGCCGTCGGTGGCGGGCATCTGCGACCGAATTGCCATCCTGCACGGAGGCCAGATCGTCGAGACTGGCACGACCGAGCAGGTCCTGACCAATCCTCGCCACGAATATACGCGGCGCCTGATGGCGGCGATGCCGAAAATGCCGCATCGAGTCGCGTCGACCAAGGCGGCGGCTGCGGCCGCGATCTAG
- a CDS encoding PQQ-binding-like beta-propeller repeat protein — translation MKSMRFSLSLLAALALPYSLAVCAQAQIFSEGGPTDVRQLPELTASTSGGPGDVSTTNVRVNWTEFLLPDMMRWNPYESILNVNNVGSLQELWSYTTGSYVYSSAAVVNGVVYFGSEDNKIYALNAHTGAKLWTYTTGGQVFSSPAVANGVVYIGSDDFYLYALDAMTGTLLWRYNTDGNYVSSSPVVANGVVYVGSQSGFFYALSAMSGTLLWKYTSGQEFSSPAIAYGLVYFGSANHNVYALNARTGNKRWNYTAGDAVLSSAAVANGMVYIGSDDNNLYALNAKTGALRWSYTTGGQVGSAPAVANGVLYFGSGDGNLYALNSTTGTELWAYATGAGVYSAPALANGVVYVGSEDGNVYALNASTGVKLWSYQTGYYVFSSPTVVNGVVYAGSYDDRMYAFGLPGDLDEP, via the coding sequence ATGAAGTCGATGCGCTTTTCCCTCTCGCTGCTCGCAGCGTTAGCCCTTCCATACAGCCTGGCGGTGTGCGCCCAAGCCCAGATCTTTTCTGAAGGTGGCCCCACCGATGTTAGGCAACTGCCGGAACTCACAGCGTCCACCAGCGGCGGACCTGGGGATGTGTCGACGACCAATGTCCGTGTCAACTGGACGGAGTTCCTCTTACCAGACATGATGCGCTGGAACCCTTACGAAAGCATTCTTAATGTGAACAATGTAGGGAGCCTCCAGGAGCTGTGGAGCTACACCACTGGCAGTTACGTATATTCCTCTGCTGCGGTAGTAAATGGGGTGGTTTATTTCGGCTCGGAGGATAATAAGATTTATGCGTTGAATGCCCATACCGGCGCGAAGCTGTGGACCTATACCACCGGTGGTCAGGTGTTTTCCTCGCCCGCGGTCGCGAACGGGGTAGTTTATATCGGCTCCGACGACTTTTACCTGTATGCGCTGGACGCGATGACCGGCACTCTGCTTTGGAGATATAACACCGACGGAAACTACGTATCTTCCTCACCCGTGGTTGCCAACGGGGTAGTCTATGTAGGATCCCAAAGCGGTTTTTTTTACGCGCTGAGCGCCATGAGCGGTACCCTGTTGTGGAAGTATACGAGCGGGCAGGAGTTTTCCTCACCTGCGATAGCGTACGGGTTGGTCTACTTCGGTTCAGCGAACCACAACGTCTATGCGCTGAACGCCCGTACGGGCAACAAACGATGGAATTACACCGCCGGGGACGCCGTACTCTCATCAGCCGCAGTCGCGAATGGGATGGTCTACATCGGCTCGGACGACAATAACCTGTACGCGTTGAACGCGAAGACGGGTGCTCTGCGTTGGAGCTACACAACGGGAGGCCAGGTGGGCTCCGCTCCCGCAGTCGCAAATGGAGTGCTCTACTTCGGCTCGGGTGATGGTAACCTGTACGCGCTGAACTCCACGACGGGCACCGAGCTTTGGGCTTACGCCACCGGCGCCGGAGTGTATAGCGCGCCTGCCCTAGCCAATGGTGTGGTTTATGTCGGCTCGGAAGACGGTAACGTGTACGCGCTGAACGCGAGCACTGGCGTGAAATTGTGGAGCTACCAGACCGGGTACTATGTGTTCTCCTCGCCGACGGTGGTAAACGGAGTAGTTTACGCCGGGTCGTATGACGACCGTATGTACGCCTTCGGCCTACCAGGGGATCTGGACGAACCGTAA
- a CDS encoding S8 family peptidase, which produces MKYKKKSPKPAQRGERHSAAWGKRLSLVLMLVLATGMAFGQRWNNLTTGAPRWSGRISPELSGQLAKAHQGTAKGQTVRVIVQYKQVPTPTHYATMQGRGGLLHSKLHMIKGAAFTIPVSALAALESDPEIVAVSIDHATQVADELTDGAIGASSAWNSGFTGAGVGVAVIDSGINDSHPDLWNSSETASRVVYRQDFTGTPATNLAGGKYDLYGHGTHVAGIIGGNGYRSGGQYEGVAPGVSLIDLRALDQNGAGNDSTVIAAIQQAIALQKTYNIRVINLSLGRGIGVSYTQDPLCQAVEAAWKSGIVVVVAAGNYGRLSVNGSNGFGTITAPGNDPFVLTVGATKSNGSTSVSAETKASFSSKGPTTYDHIVKPDIMAPGNDIVSLSAPGATLEAGYPEELVTGTDNKNDYFTLSGTSMATPAVAGAVALMLQEQPTLTPDQVKARLMKTANKMGIFSTSAYVPHLLQSFVDYYDLFSVGSGLVNVQAATTNTDLAPSNVGAALSPTVVYNSQNGTISLVYGNSSVASNSVVWGSSVVWGTSVVWGASTVSGTSVVWGASVPWNSNALSAFSVVWGSSTGTASATSVVWGASVDNSDAAFTDAGDDEQ; this is translated from the coding sequence ATGAAGTACAAGAAGAAATCACCGAAACCTGCGCAGCGCGGAGAACGACACAGCGCCGCCTGGGGTAAGCGCCTGAGCCTGGTGCTGATGCTGGTGCTGGCCACGGGGATGGCGTTCGGTCAGCGCTGGAACAATCTCACGACCGGCGCGCCCAGATGGTCGGGACGGATTTCTCCTGAACTTTCTGGACAGTTGGCGAAAGCCCATCAGGGAACGGCCAAGGGCCAGACCGTGCGCGTCATCGTGCAATACAAACAAGTCCCCACGCCGACCCATTATGCGACGATGCAAGGCCGCGGCGGACTGTTGCACTCGAAGCTGCACATGATTAAGGGTGCGGCCTTTACGATTCCCGTAAGCGCGTTGGCTGCTCTTGAATCGGATCCTGAAATCGTGGCGGTGAGCATTGATCATGCGACGCAGGTAGCGGACGAGCTCACTGACGGCGCAATTGGCGCAAGCTCGGCCTGGAATTCCGGGTTCACGGGCGCCGGCGTTGGAGTCGCCGTGATTGATAGCGGCATCAACGACAGCCATCCCGACCTGTGGAATTCAAGCGAGACCGCCTCGCGCGTGGTCTATCGCCAGGACTTCACGGGAACTCCGGCCACGAACCTGGCCGGAGGCAAATATGACCTGTATGGCCACGGCACACATGTGGCGGGCATCATCGGCGGCAACGGTTACCGTTCTGGCGGGCAGTATGAAGGCGTAGCTCCTGGGGTCAGCCTGATCGACCTGCGCGCCCTGGACCAGAACGGCGCGGGCAACGACAGCACGGTGATCGCGGCGATTCAGCAGGCGATTGCTTTGCAGAAGACCTATAACATCCGCGTCATCAATTTGTCGCTGGGTCGCGGAATTGGCGTCAGCTACACGCAGGATCCTCTCTGTCAGGCGGTAGAAGCAGCCTGGAAGAGTGGCATCGTTGTGGTTGTGGCTGCCGGCAACTATGGCCGCTTGAGCGTGAACGGAAGCAACGGCTTCGGCACCATCACGGCGCCGGGCAACGATCCGTTTGTGCTGACCGTGGGTGCGACCAAGAGCAACGGTTCGACGTCGGTATCTGCTGAAACCAAGGCCAGCTTCAGTTCGAAAGGGCCCACGACCTACGATCACATCGTGAAGCCTGACATCATGGCGCCGGGCAACGACATTGTTTCTCTGTCGGCCCCGGGAGCCACGCTGGAGGCGGGCTATCCGGAGGAACTGGTGACCGGAACCGATAACAAGAACGATTATTTCACGCTGAGCGGCACCAGCATGGCGACCCCCGCGGTCGCGGGCGCGGTGGCTTTAATGTTGCAGGAACAGCCCACCCTCACACCCGACCAGGTGAAGGCGCGGCTGATGAAAACCGCGAACAAAATGGGAATATTCTCGACGTCGGCGTATGTTCCGCATCTGTTGCAGAGCTTCGTCGATTACTACGATCTGTTCTCGGTGGGATCGGGCTTGGTAAACGTCCAGGCTGCAACGACCAATACAGATCTGGCTCCGTCCAACGTTGGAGCCGCATTGTCGCCGACCGTGGTCTATAACTCGCAGAATGGGACGATCTCTCTGGTCTACGGAAACTCGAGCGTCGCCTCGAACTCCGTGGTCTGGGGATCGTCGGTGGTCTGGGGTACGTCGGTGGTGTGGGGAGCTTCGACGGTGAGCGGCACCTCGGTGGTTTGGGGAGCTTCAGTGCCCTGGAACAGTAATGCCCTCAGTGCATTCAGCGTGGTTTGGGGATCGAGCACGGGTACAGCTTCGGCCACCAGTGTGGTCTGGGGCGCTTCGGTGGACAACTCCGACGCCGCGTTTACCGACGCGGGAGACGACGAACAATAG
- a CDS encoding choice-of-anchor tandem repeat GloVer-containing protein, with product MKLKFAWNSIKRGRASLVLALALTAMLTATPAAQAQTFTVIHTFTGGNDGIDPLDALLLAPDGIYGNTYDGGGNSSIGTVFRIDKMGEYTVLYRFPGCCDVYPRGADPIGGLIRDAAGNLYGTTYLGGAYRQGSIFKLDKTGRETVLHSFGGADGSGPWATMIMDSAGNLYGSTAYGGDITNCDIPVGCGTVFKLDPAGNLTTLYAFQGTFDGTMPIGNLVRDAQGNLYGTAGQGGSSSCVGTGCGTLFKLDMSGAITILHVFVNSDAYGCFPFGGLIGDRAGNLYGTANACAAGDNGTIFRLDPQGVITVLYNFKGGRDGRDSAAPLLRDAAGNLYGTTEFGGDLSCNLLGEQLGCGTVFKLDTTGQETVLYRFTGKKDGGFPTAGLVMDAAGKLYGTAPDAGDFGCEQFIGCGVVFAVTP from the coding sequence ATGAAGTTGAAATTCGCGTGGAATTCTATCAAGCGCGGTCGCGCCAGTTTGGTCTTGGCCCTGGCGCTGACCGCAATGCTCACGGCGACCCCGGCAGCCCAGGCGCAAACCTTCACAGTAATTCACACCTTCACCGGTGGAAACGACGGAATCGATCCCTTGGACGCCTTGCTGCTGGCGCCGGACGGCATTTACGGCAACACCTACGACGGGGGCGGCAACTCTTCCATCGGTACGGTATTCAGGATAGACAAAATGGGTGAGTATACCGTGCTGTATAGATTCCCTGGATGTTGTGACGTTTATCCCAGAGGCGCAGACCCAATCGGAGGACTGATCCGGGATGCAGCCGGAAACCTCTACGGCACCACCTATCTCGGCGGCGCTTACCGGCAAGGCTCCATATTCAAACTGGATAAGACCGGCAGAGAGACGGTCCTGCACAGTTTCGGCGGCGCGGACGGGTCCGGTCCTTGGGCGACCATGATAATGGACTCTGCCGGCAATCTCTATGGCAGCACCGCATACGGAGGCGACATCACAAACTGCGACATTCCGGTTGGTTGCGGAACCGTTTTCAAACTGGACCCTGCTGGTAACCTGACGACCCTCTATGCTTTCCAGGGAACTTTTGACGGAACCATGCCAATCGGCAACCTGGTACGGGATGCGCAAGGCAATCTTTACGGCACTGCGGGCCAGGGGGGCAGTTCCTCCTGCGTAGGAACCGGTTGCGGGACGCTGTTCAAACTGGATATGAGCGGGGCCATAACTATATTGCACGTTTTCGTTAACTCCGATGCCTACGGGTGTTTTCCTTTTGGCGGTTTAATCGGGGACCGGGCTGGGAACCTTTATGGAACCGCCAATGCTTGCGCTGCGGGAGACAACGGAACCATCTTTAGGCTCGACCCGCAGGGCGTAATAACTGTACTTTACAACTTCAAGGGTGGCAGGGATGGGAGGGATTCAGCCGCGCCATTGCTCCGGGACGCGGCCGGCAACTTATACGGAACCACCGAATTCGGGGGCGATCTCTCCTGCAACTTGTTGGGTGAACAACTCGGGTGCGGAACGGTTTTCAAGCTCGATACGACGGGCCAGGAAACGGTGTTGTACAGATTTACAGGGAAGAAAGATGGCGGCTTCCCCACGGCCGGTTTGGTCATGGATGCAGCGGGCAAACTTTACGGCACCGCCCCGGACGCCGGTGATTTCGGCTGTGAACAGTTTATTGGTTGCGGCGTAGTCTTCGCGGTCACGCCATAG
- a CDS encoding VOC family protein, with translation MIDGIGGVFLFSNDAKRLAAWYRDSLGIIPEGEDTECNSIFATFDSRDLENPEIKRTTAWAIMPTDQDIKDKPRTGQINYRVKNMADILSHLKSKGVAIEKTAEYPDYGNFAWLKDPDGNKIELWEPSRSE, from the coding sequence ATGATCGACGGAATTGGCGGTGTTTTTCTTTTTTCCAACGATGCCAAGCGATTGGCTGCCTGGTATCGCGATTCTCTCGGAATAATTCCGGAGGGCGAAGACACGGAGTGCAATTCAATCTTTGCGACCTTTGACTCCAGGGATTTGGAAAACCCGGAGATCAAGAGAACGACTGCGTGGGCAATTATGCCCACCGATCAGGACATCAAGGATAAGCCGCGGACCGGCCAGATTAATTATCGCGTGAAGAACATGGCCGACATCCTCAGCCATCTCAAAAGCAAGGGCGTGGCCATCGAAAAGACCGCGGAATATCCCGACTACGGAAACTTTGCGTGGCTTAAAGATCCAGACGGCAATAAGATCGAGCTTTGGGAACCATCCAGGAGCGAATAG
- a CDS encoding PilZ domain-containing protein yields the protein MNLKSLLLCSDEKIVRVLRRVLGDLEIEVDLCADADSALRKLTRQRFEAIIVDITDNGACDVLRSARIAPCNKQAVAVAIVEPVIGLKAVFETGAHFVLYKPVSSERAKSSFRAARALMKSERRRNARVSVQIPVVLRSPELGSNMKVTTVDLSEGGVAVDIPRRRRPTGRWQIAFTLPGTSATLEIPAEFAWEGAEAQAGLRFHDISPEATRQLQEWLKQNSPDAEQDDPPIRCQLTDLSLGGCYLDISSPFPASTRVTLSMRAGTAEVRAQGVVRIMHPEKGMGVEFIQTTPEHRAAVEKFLAVLTGNRTLMPELWVEPQGLEPKPSTTPPPADPDDPLLQLFYGDALTADQFHDALHKQRATPPASPDSASAAHA from the coding sequence ATGAATCTGAAATCGTTGCTGCTGTGTTCGGACGAAAAAATTGTACGCGTCCTGCGGCGAGTGCTGGGCGATCTAGAGATCGAAGTGGATCTCTGTGCCGACGCCGACAGCGCCCTGCGCAAGCTCACCCGCCAGCGCTTCGAAGCAATTATCGTCGACATTACCGACAACGGAGCCTGCGATGTTCTGCGCAGCGCCCGCATCGCTCCCTGTAACAAGCAAGCGGTCGCCGTCGCCATCGTGGAGCCGGTCATCGGACTGAAGGCTGTTTTTGAAACTGGAGCGCATTTCGTGCTCTACAAGCCCGTTTCCAGCGAACGCGCTAAATCGAGTTTTCGGGCTGCCCGGGCTCTCATGAAGAGTGAGCGCCGGCGCAACGCGCGGGTTTCGGTGCAAATTCCTGTAGTTCTGCGCAGCCCCGAGTTGGGCAGCAACATGAAGGTGACAACCGTCGACTTGAGCGAGGGAGGCGTCGCAGTCGACATACCCAGGCGGCGTCGTCCCACCGGCCGCTGGCAGATCGCCTTCACCCTGCCTGGAACCTCCGCCACTCTTGAAATTCCGGCAGAGTTTGCCTGGGAGGGAGCGGAGGCGCAAGCCGGCCTTCGTTTCCACGACATCTCGCCCGAAGCCACTCGCCAGCTCCAGGAATGGCTCAAACAAAATTCTCCCGACGCTGAACAGGATGACCCTCCGATCCGCTGCCAGCTCACCGACCTCAGTCTCGGCGGATGTTATCTCGATATCTCATCGCCCTTTCCCGCGTCGACTCGCGTTACTCTGTCGATGCGGGCTGGCACCGCCGAAGTCCGCGCCCAGGGCGTAGTGCGCATCATGCATCCCGAGAAAGGCATGGGCGTGGAGTTCATTCAAACTACTCCGGAGCATCGCGCGGCGGTCGAAAAATTCTTGGCCGTGCTCACCGGGAATCGCACGCTGATGCCCGAGCTCTGGGTAGAGCCGCAAGGGCTTGAGCCGAAGCCCAGCACGACCCCACCCCCCGCCGATCCGGATGATCCGCTGCTGCAATTGTTCTACGGCGATGCCCTGACCGCCGACCAATTCCACGACGCCCTGCACAAACAACGCGCCACCCCACCTGCCAGCCCGGACAGCGCCTCCGCCGCCCACGCATAA
- a CDS encoding DUF4126 domain-containing protein: MLDVLRIPSGELLALLTAIGFAAGLNLYATVAVLGLLAHFGHLPLPPGLQLLDSWPVIAVSIVLFAIEFFADKIPAFDLIWNALHTFIRVPVAGLLAYNATSQLTPEHQLLATLLGAAAALIAHGGKTAARAAVTPSPEPFSNIALSLGEDLLAIGLTWLATKHPYAAGVLAAIFVVIIVLLARIVIRALRALFRGAEQELAG; the protein is encoded by the coding sequence ATGCTGGACGTCCTGAGAATTCCTTCCGGTGAACTGCTGGCGCTTCTGACGGCGATTGGATTTGCCGCAGGGCTGAATCTGTACGCGACTGTGGCCGTGCTTGGACTGCTGGCGCATTTCGGGCATCTGCCGCTGCCCCCAGGTCTGCAATTGCTGGATTCATGGCCAGTGATTGCCGTCAGCATTGTGCTTTTCGCGATCGAATTCTTCGCCGATAAAATCCCTGCGTTCGACCTGATCTGGAACGCGCTGCACACTTTCATCCGCGTGCCGGTTGCGGGACTGCTGGCCTACAACGCGACGAGCCAGCTTACGCCGGAGCATCAATTGCTGGCGACGTTACTGGGAGCGGCAGCGGCTCTGATTGCTCACGGAGGCAAGACAGCAGCGCGGGCGGCGGTGACGCCATCTCCCGAGCCGTTTTCGAACATTGCTCTGAGCTTGGGCGAAGACCTTCTGGCGATCGGGCTAACCTGGCTGGCGACGAAACATCCTTATGCGGCGGGAGTGCTGGCCGCGATTTTTGTCGTTATTATCGTGCTGCTGGCGCGGATTGTGATTCGGGCGCTGCGCGCGTTATTTCGTGGGGCGGAGCAGGAACTGGCGGGATAG